The following are encoded together in the Pedobacter steynii genome:
- a CDS encoding sugar porter family MFS transporter, producing MQHFKTSYLLSISFISALGGYLFGFDFAVISGALPFLRDQFGLNEYWEGFATGSLALGAIIGCLAAGRVADKYGRRPGLFLAALIFGVSSLAMAFASGLGVFITARFIAGIGVGMASLLSPMYIAEVSPAQYRGRMVSINQLTIVLGILITNLINYSLRNSGPDAWRWMFGLGAVPSALFIIGVIWLPESPRWLLKVGKEQKGRAVLEKIGGPEFSSSSMDLIKLSLKGNQQVSYKAVFEKAVFPAVMIGIVLAVFQQLCGINVVFNYPSNIFASIGASKDDQLLQTVFIGGVNLFFTILAMFLVDKIGRRPLMLFGALALAILYVVIAQLLAIQSALVGMFLLAAIGTYAISLGPVTWVLISEIFPNHVRGAASSIAVLCLWSAYFILTFTFPVLAKWIGMHHTFYIYSGICVLGFLFIRAKVKETKGKTLEELESVFTPH from the coding sequence ATGCAGCATTTTAAAACTTCGTATCTTTTGTCTATCTCTTTTATCTCTGCACTTGGGGGATACCTCTTTGGTTTTGACTTTGCCGTCATCTCCGGTGCATTGCCCTTTTTGCGAGATCAGTTTGGATTAAATGAATACTGGGAGGGTTTTGCGACCGGGTCGCTTGCCCTTGGCGCGATTATCGGCTGTTTGGCAGCTGGCCGGGTAGCTGATAAATATGGCCGCAGACCAGGGTTGTTTCTGGCCGCACTTATTTTCGGGGTTTCTTCGCTGGCCATGGCTTTTGCCTCTGGTCTGGGTGTTTTTATTACGGCGCGTTTTATAGCGGGAATCGGGGTAGGAATGGCCTCCCTATTGTCGCCCATGTATATTGCAGAAGTCTCTCCGGCACAATACCGGGGCAGAATGGTCAGCATCAACCAACTCACCATCGTACTGGGAATATTGATTACCAACCTGATTAATTATTCTCTTCGGAATAGCGGGCCTGATGCCTGGAGGTGGATGTTTGGTCTGGGAGCTGTTCCTTCAGCATTGTTCATTATAGGGGTCATCTGGTTGCCGGAAAGTCCAAGATGGTTACTTAAGGTCGGAAAAGAACAGAAGGGACGGGCGGTGCTGGAGAAAATCGGCGGGCCAGAATTTTCCAGCAGTTCCATGGACCTGATTAAGCTTTCTTTAAAAGGAAACCAACAAGTCAGCTATAAAGCGGTATTTGAAAAAGCGGTATTTCCGGCGGTAATGATCGGTATTGTCCTAGCGGTTTTTCAGCAGTTATGCGGCATTAATGTGGTCTTCAATTACCCTTCAAATATTTTTGCAAGTATTGGGGCTTCGAAGGATGACCAGTTGTTGCAAACCGTTTTCATAGGAGGGGTTAACCTGTTTTTCACCATCCTGGCGATGTTTCTGGTCGACAAGATCGGACGGAGGCCTTTGATGCTGTTTGGTGCGTTGGCACTGGCCATACTATATGTCGTAATTGCTCAGCTGCTGGCCATTCAGTCTGCATTGGTGGGCATGTTTCTGCTGGCAGCAATAGGCACTTATGCCATTTCTCTCGGGCCAGTAACCTGGGTATTGATCTCGGAAATCTTCCCCAATCACGTCAGAGGGGCAGCCTCTTCCATCGCCGTCCTGTGCTTATGGTCGGCCTATTTTATCCTGACCTTTACCTTCCCGGTGCTAGCGAAATGGATTGGAATGCACCATACTTTTTATATCTATTCGGGGATTTGTGTGCTGGGCTTCTTGTTTATAAGGGCCAAAGTCAAAGAGACCAAAGGCAAAACACTGGAAGAACTGGAGTCCGTATTTACCCCTCATTAA
- a CDS encoding AraC family transcriptional regulator produces MSTDIKKEEGFDGQKAIVLPRPILIKNCVPNPLLSGIYITDIGFYPKAKFHYRERDHGIDQYILIYCTDGKGEVKIEGLSYTLNSGNFIVIPAEKSHSYASDRNNPWTIYWAHFKGHLVKSLIGLLVKRQKGYKGSVQFNESRIKLFDDIYLNLESGYSRDNLYYVNMSFSHFLSSFIFDEKFNYSSKKSSVNPIDISIEFMQKNLHTTFTLNAIAKSANLSPSHFSALFKEQTGFAPIKYFNHIKIQKACQYLQFTELRIKEIAATLGIDDQYYFSRMFSKIMGVSPQDYKLRRETLRENKSL; encoded by the coding sequence ATGAGCACTGATATTAAGAAAGAAGAAGGGTTTGATGGCCAGAAAGCCATTGTATTGCCAAGACCGATCCTGATAAAAAACTGTGTTCCAAACCCATTGTTATCCGGAATTTACATCACAGACATCGGTTTCTATCCGAAGGCGAAGTTCCATTACCGGGAACGCGATCATGGCATAGATCAATACATTCTGATTTATTGTACTGATGGAAAAGGTGAAGTGAAGATTGAAGGGCTTTCCTATACCCTAAATTCGGGAAATTTCATCGTCATTCCTGCGGAAAAATCACATTCCTATGCTTCGGACCGGAACAATCCATGGACCATTTATTGGGCACATTTTAAGGGCCATCTGGTAAAGTCCCTGATCGGACTGCTGGTTAAACGGCAAAAAGGTTATAAAGGTTCTGTCCAGTTCAACGAATCCAGGATAAAGCTTTTTGACGACATCTATTTAAACCTGGAAAGCGGTTATAGCAGAGATAACCTCTATTATGTGAATATGAGCTTCTCCCATTTCCTGTCGTCCTTTATTTTTGATGAGAAATTCAACTACTCTTCTAAAAAAAGCAGTGTAAACCCCATTGATATTTCAATAGAATTTATGCAGAAAAACCTGCATACCACCTTTACACTGAATGCAATTGCCAAATCTGCCAACTTATCACCCTCTCATTTTTCTGCCCTCTTTAAAGAGCAAACCGGCTTTGCCCCCATCAAATACTTCAACCATATTAAAATACAGAAAGCCTGTCAGTATCTGCAATTTACGGAGCTCCGGATTAAGGAGATTGCTGCAACACTGGGTATAGATGACCAGTATTACTTTTCAAGAATGTTTTCTAAAATAATGGGCGTTTCCCCACAAGACTATAAGCTCCGCAGAGAAACACTGCGCGAAAATAAATCTTTATAA